A stretch of Phoenix dactylifera cultivar Barhee BC4 chromosome 16, palm_55x_up_171113_PBpolish2nd_filt_p, whole genome shotgun sequence DNA encodes these proteins:
- the LOC120104082 gene encoding uncharacterized protein LOC120104082 isoform X2: MGREREREGGMREEVISSGTVDPFALARSSSPPPTPAASSAGASSAAAPTNMPSIDWHGSAHGSKAGSLSCFGPQPIRTSLSTNAGGSSLGSSLPSCRPWERGDLLRRLATFKPSNWFAKPKAASSLACARRGWMNTDMDRIECESCGAQLKFNVLASWTTSEVDHAGEVFAEQLDAGHKVTCPWRGNCCADSLVQFPPTPPSALIGGYKDRYDGLLQFHSLPVIASSAVETMRLTRSSQTDRLLSQAHTFFSGELGCKADSTPGLEIPRDDSFWSHSHKLISLCGWEPRWLPNVQDCEENSAHSARNACSVDPTEDEFHHSHFPQLSKNAFLVSVKKDAGKKLKTAKESRCSMRSPLLDCSLCGATVRIWDFHTVPRPTCFGPNADTPDVGKKKSSTRGVSAASAINGWVAAEEMEKEQIEGCDEAATTDEGKSLSNAGVDLNLMMSGGLPSIQSGMPATSRHFDDGGMGRDLMIGQPTGSEVGDHAVSHESWGPSTRKRCLEEGGSTVDRPQDRIQQVDSVEGTVINHDGDEVGDGTQDSDGPHKRARGFDIFDTYHPSCRIDSSGAGPRHNLCFDIDIDVNKVYAFKEESDAAAGLPSTRDSAQASSVIAMDTIYHTPEEYSMESVENYPGDLDAVQFPSPSMQRNFDMKEALDLNYSNQAQQSTCIQPAAGSVAREMGGSSTNEGEEILNAETDTAYAKDRFSLGISGGSVGMGASHEAEIHGADVSVHRANSSVDDAEPIPEVTENLRQTGESARGPGLIDGYVPEETGRDDPHGDSQDMMSRSVGRADSGPKIYGSTKSDSVESGKKISHTLGQDSNANPSLSCNAIKHSNYEASKEEVTQTGKASATDDRTLLGSDYVPENGTANGENDYEAEAGEFDPIKHHSSYCPWVNRNVAAASSESDSGSSSSSTVALCGWQLTLDALDTFQSLGHVPNQTMQSESAASLYRLGCRRKEKQSMRFPIREERTTFVFRLCTMYSQ, encoded by the exons atggggagggagagggagagagagggcggGATGAGAGAGGAGGTCATAAGCTCGGGGACGGTGGATCCCTTCGCGCTCGCCaggtcttcttctcctcctccgacaCCAGCCGCGAG TTCTGCTGGGGCATCCTCAGCTGCTGCTCCAACCAATATGCCCAGCATTGATTGGCATGGTAGTGCTCATGGTTCCAAAGCAGGTTCTTTGTCCTGTTTTGGTCCCCAACCCATTCGGACTTCTTTAAGCACAAATGCTGGTGGCTCTTCTCTGGGCTCCTCACTACCTTCATGCAGACCATGGGAACGAGGTGATCTACTTCGGCGTCTCGCCACATTTAAGCCTTCAAATTGGTTTGCAAAACCAAAG GCAGCCAGCTCGTTGGCTTGTGCTCGAAGAGGTTGGATGAACACTGATATGGACAGAATTGAATGTGAATCATGCGGTGCGCAACTCAAATTTAATGTATTAGCATCCTGGACAACTTCTGAAG TTGATCATGCTGGGGAAGTATTTGCAGAACAGCTTGATGCAGGCCACAAAGTTACTTGTCCTTGGAGAGGGAATTGCTGTGCTGACAGCTTGGTGCAGTTCCCTCCAACTCCTCCATCGGCACTTATTGGGGGTTATAAAGATCGGTATGATGGGCTTTTGCAATTTCACTCCCTTCCAGTAATAGCTTCATCTGCAGTTGAGACTATGAGGCTCACAAGGAGTAGTCAAACTGATCGCCTTCTGTCACAAGCACATACATTTTTTTCTGGGGAATTAGGCTGTAAAGCAGATAGCACACCAGGATTAGAAATCCCTCGAGATGATTCCTTTTGGAGCCATTCTCAT AAGCTTATAAGCCTGTGTGGATGGGAGCCTAGATGGCTTCCAAATGTTCAAGACTGTGAAGAGAATTCAGCTCATTCTGCTAGAAATGCATGCTCAGTTGACCCGACCGAAGATGAATTTCATCATTCTCACTTTCCCCAACTTAGTAAGAATGCATTCCTTGTCTCAGTAAAGAAAGATGCTGGAAAGAAGTTGAAGACTGCTAAAGAATCTAGGTGCAGCATGAGATCTCCATTACTAGATTGCAGCTTATGTGGGGCTACTGTCAGAATCTGGGATTTCCACACAGTGCCTCGTCCTACATGTTTTGGCCCCAATGCTGATACTCCTGATGTGGGCAAGAAAAAGTCATCGACACGTGGAGTTAGTGCAGCCAGTGCAATCAATGGATGGGTTGCTGCTGAGGAAATGGAGAAGGAGCAGATTGAGGGTtgtgatgaagcagcaacaactgatgagggaaaatcactatcAAATGCTGGCGTGGATTTGAACCTCATGATGTCTGGAGGATTACCATCTATTCAATCTGGCATGCCAGCAACATCACGACATTTTGATGATGGTGGAATGGGGAGAGATCTAATGATTGGCCAGCCTACTGGTAGTGAGGTTGGTGACCATGCAGTTTCGCATGAGTCATGGGGTCCAAGCACTAGGAAGCGTTGCCTGGAGGAAGGTGGAAGCACAGTTGACAGGCCACAGGACAGGATTCAGCAGGTTGACAGTGTTGAAGGGACTGTTATTAACCATGATGGTGATGAAGTTGGTGATGGTACACAGGATTCAGATGGCCCCCACAAACGTGCTCGTGGGTTTGATATCTTTGATACATACCATCCATCATGCAGGATAGATTCTTCTGGTGCTGGTCCTCGTCATAATTTATGCTTTGATATAGATATAGATGTCAATAAAGTTTATGCCTTTAAAGAAGAGAGTGATGCAGCTGCTGGCCTCCCATCCACAAGAGATTCTGCTCAGGCATCCTCTGTTATTGCAATGGATACAATTTATCATACCCCTGAGGAGTATTCTATGGAAAGTGTTGAGAATTATCCAGGAGATCTTGATGCTGTTCAATTTCCCTCTCCAAGCATGCAGAGGAACTTTGACATGAAAGAGGCATTGGATTTAAATTACAGCAATCAAGCACAGCAAAGCACTTGCATACAACCTGCTGCTGGAAGTGTTGCCAGAGAAATGGGAGGCAGCAGCACAAATGAGGGGGAAGAAATTTTAAATGCAGAAACGGACACAGCTTATGCTAAGGACAGATTTAGTTTAGGAATTAGTGGAGGGAGTGTTGGTATGGGTGCAAGTCATGAAGCTGAAATCCATGGAGCTGATGTTTCTGTGCATAGAGCAAATAGCTCCGTTGATGATGCAGAACCAATCCCTGAAGTCACTGAGAATCTGAGGCAGACTGGTGAATCAGCTCGAGGACCTGGACTAATAGATGGTTATGTCCCAGAAGAAACTGGTAGAGATGATCCTCACGGTGATAGTCAAGACATGATGTCTCGATCGGTAGGAAGAGCTGATAGTGGGCCAAAAATTTATGGTTCAACAAAATCTGATTCTGTTGAAAGTGGGAAGAAGATTAGCCATACCTTGGGTCAGGACAGCAATGCCAATCCTTCACTTTCTTGTAATGCAATAAAACATTCCAATTATGAAGCATCCAAAGAGGAGGTGACTCAGACTGGCAAGGCATCTGCCACTGATGATCGTACACTCCTGGGATCAGATTATGTTCCTGAAAATGGGACAG CAAATGGAGAGAATGACTATGAAGCAGAAGCTGGAGAATTTGATCCAATTAAGCATCATAGCAGTTATTGTCCTTGGGTAAATCGAAATGTTGCAGCTGCTAGTTCTGAAAGCGACAGTGGTTCAAGTTCCAGCAGTACTGTAGCTCTTTGTGGTTGGCAGCTTACGCTGGATGCTTTAGATACTTTTCAATCCCTTGGGCATGTTCCTAATCAAACAATGCAGTCCGAGTCTGCAGCTTCTTTGTATAGG CTGGGCTGCCGCAGGAAGGAGAAGCAGAGCATGCGATTTCCGATAAGGGAAGAACGCACCACGTTTGTTTTTAGACTGTGTACTATGTATTCTCAATAA
- the LOC120104082 gene encoding uncharacterized protein LOC120104082 isoform X5, which yields MGREREREGGMREEVISSGTVDPFALARSSSPPPTPAASSAGASSAAAPTNMPSIDWHGSAHGSKAGSLSCFGPQPIRTSLSTNAGGSSLGSSLPSCRPWERGDLLRRLATFKPSNWFAKPKAASSLACARRGWMNTDMDRIECESCGAQLKFNVLASWTTSEVDHAGEVFAEQLDAGHKVTCPWRGNCCADSLVQFPPTPPSALIGGYKDRYDGLLQFHSLPVIASSAVETMRLTRSSQTDRLLSQAHTFFSGELGCKADSTPGLEIPRDDSFWSHSHKLISLCGWEPRWLPNVQDCEENSAHSARNACSVDPTEDEFHHSHFPQLSKNAFLVSVKKDAGKKLKTAKESRCSMRSPLLDCSLCGATVRIWDFHTVPRPTCFGPNADTPDVGKKKSSTRGVSAASAINGWVAAEEMEKEQIEGCDEAATTDEGKSLSNAGVDLNLMMSGGLPSIQSGMPATSRHFDDGGMGRDLMIGQPTGSEVGDHAVSHESWGPSTRKRCLEEGGSTVDRPQDRIQQVDSVEGTVINHDGDEVGDGTQDSDGPHKRARGFDIFDTYHPSCRIDSSGAGPRHNLCFDIDIDVNKVYAFKEESDAAAGLPSTRDSAQASSVIAMDTIYHTPEEYSMESVENYPGDLDAVQFPSPSMQRNFDMKEALDLNYSNQAQQSTCIQPAAGSVAREMGGSSTNEGEEILNAETDTAYAKDRFSLGISGGSVGMGASHEAEIHGADVSVHRANSSVDDAEPIPEVTENLRQTGESARGPGLIDGYVPEETGRDDPHGDSQDMMSRSVGRADSGPKIYGSTKSDSVESGKKISHTLGQDSNANPSLSCNAIKHSNYEASKEEVTQTGKASATDDRTLLGSDYVPENGTANGENDYEAEAGEFDPIKHHSSYCPWVNRNVAAASSESDSGSSSSSTVALCGWQLTLDALDTFQSLGHVPNQTMQSESAASLYRVSWAAAGRRSRACDFR from the exons atggggagggagagggagagagagggcggGATGAGAGAGGAGGTCATAAGCTCGGGGACGGTGGATCCCTTCGCGCTCGCCaggtcttcttctcctcctccgacaCCAGCCGCGAG TTCTGCTGGGGCATCCTCAGCTGCTGCTCCAACCAATATGCCCAGCATTGATTGGCATGGTAGTGCTCATGGTTCCAAAGCAGGTTCTTTGTCCTGTTTTGGTCCCCAACCCATTCGGACTTCTTTAAGCACAAATGCTGGTGGCTCTTCTCTGGGCTCCTCACTACCTTCATGCAGACCATGGGAACGAGGTGATCTACTTCGGCGTCTCGCCACATTTAAGCCTTCAAATTGGTTTGCAAAACCAAAG GCAGCCAGCTCGTTGGCTTGTGCTCGAAGAGGTTGGATGAACACTGATATGGACAGAATTGAATGTGAATCATGCGGTGCGCAACTCAAATTTAATGTATTAGCATCCTGGACAACTTCTGAAG TTGATCATGCTGGGGAAGTATTTGCAGAACAGCTTGATGCAGGCCACAAAGTTACTTGTCCTTGGAGAGGGAATTGCTGTGCTGACAGCTTGGTGCAGTTCCCTCCAACTCCTCCATCGGCACTTATTGGGGGTTATAAAGATCGGTATGATGGGCTTTTGCAATTTCACTCCCTTCCAGTAATAGCTTCATCTGCAGTTGAGACTATGAGGCTCACAAGGAGTAGTCAAACTGATCGCCTTCTGTCACAAGCACATACATTTTTTTCTGGGGAATTAGGCTGTAAAGCAGATAGCACACCAGGATTAGAAATCCCTCGAGATGATTCCTTTTGGAGCCATTCTCAT AAGCTTATAAGCCTGTGTGGATGGGAGCCTAGATGGCTTCCAAATGTTCAAGACTGTGAAGAGAATTCAGCTCATTCTGCTAGAAATGCATGCTCAGTTGACCCGACCGAAGATGAATTTCATCATTCTCACTTTCCCCAACTTAGTAAGAATGCATTCCTTGTCTCAGTAAAGAAAGATGCTGGAAAGAAGTTGAAGACTGCTAAAGAATCTAGGTGCAGCATGAGATCTCCATTACTAGATTGCAGCTTATGTGGGGCTACTGTCAGAATCTGGGATTTCCACACAGTGCCTCGTCCTACATGTTTTGGCCCCAATGCTGATACTCCTGATGTGGGCAAGAAAAAGTCATCGACACGTGGAGTTAGTGCAGCCAGTGCAATCAATGGATGGGTTGCTGCTGAGGAAATGGAGAAGGAGCAGATTGAGGGTtgtgatgaagcagcaacaactgatgagggaaaatcactatcAAATGCTGGCGTGGATTTGAACCTCATGATGTCTGGAGGATTACCATCTATTCAATCTGGCATGCCAGCAACATCACGACATTTTGATGATGGTGGAATGGGGAGAGATCTAATGATTGGCCAGCCTACTGGTAGTGAGGTTGGTGACCATGCAGTTTCGCATGAGTCATGGGGTCCAAGCACTAGGAAGCGTTGCCTGGAGGAAGGTGGAAGCACAGTTGACAGGCCACAGGACAGGATTCAGCAGGTTGACAGTGTTGAAGGGACTGTTATTAACCATGATGGTGATGAAGTTGGTGATGGTACACAGGATTCAGATGGCCCCCACAAACGTGCTCGTGGGTTTGATATCTTTGATACATACCATCCATCATGCAGGATAGATTCTTCTGGTGCTGGTCCTCGTCATAATTTATGCTTTGATATAGATATAGATGTCAATAAAGTTTATGCCTTTAAAGAAGAGAGTGATGCAGCTGCTGGCCTCCCATCCACAAGAGATTCTGCTCAGGCATCCTCTGTTATTGCAATGGATACAATTTATCATACCCCTGAGGAGTATTCTATGGAAAGTGTTGAGAATTATCCAGGAGATCTTGATGCTGTTCAATTTCCCTCTCCAAGCATGCAGAGGAACTTTGACATGAAAGAGGCATTGGATTTAAATTACAGCAATCAAGCACAGCAAAGCACTTGCATACAACCTGCTGCTGGAAGTGTTGCCAGAGAAATGGGAGGCAGCAGCACAAATGAGGGGGAAGAAATTTTAAATGCAGAAACGGACACAGCTTATGCTAAGGACAGATTTAGTTTAGGAATTAGTGGAGGGAGTGTTGGTATGGGTGCAAGTCATGAAGCTGAAATCCATGGAGCTGATGTTTCTGTGCATAGAGCAAATAGCTCCGTTGATGATGCAGAACCAATCCCTGAAGTCACTGAGAATCTGAGGCAGACTGGTGAATCAGCTCGAGGACCTGGACTAATAGATGGTTATGTCCCAGAAGAAACTGGTAGAGATGATCCTCACGGTGATAGTCAAGACATGATGTCTCGATCGGTAGGAAGAGCTGATAGTGGGCCAAAAATTTATGGTTCAACAAAATCTGATTCTGTTGAAAGTGGGAAGAAGATTAGCCATACCTTGGGTCAGGACAGCAATGCCAATCCTTCACTTTCTTGTAATGCAATAAAACATTCCAATTATGAAGCATCCAAAGAGGAGGTGACTCAGACTGGCAAGGCATCTGCCACTGATGATCGTACACTCCTGGGATCAGATTATGTTCCTGAAAATGGGACAG CAAATGGAGAGAATGACTATGAAGCAGAAGCTGGAGAATTTGATCCAATTAAGCATCATAGCAGTTATTGTCCTTGGGTAAATCGAAATGTTGCAGCTGCTAGTTCTGAAAGCGACAGTGGTTCAAGTTCCAGCAGTACTGTAGCTCTTTGTGGTTGGCAGCTTACGCTGGATGCTTTAGATACTTTTCAATCCCTTGGGCATGTTCCTAATCAAACAATGCAGTCCGAGTCTGCAGCTTCTTTGTATAGG GTCAGCTGGGCTGCCGCAGGAAGGAGAAGCAGAGCATGCGATTTCCGATAA
- the LOC120104082 gene encoding uncharacterized protein LOC120104082 isoform X6 yields the protein MPSIDWHGSAHGSKAGSLSCFGPQPIRTSLSTNAGGSSLGSSLPSCRPWERGDLLRRLATFKPSNWFAKPKAASSLACARRGWMNTDMDRIECESCGAQLKFNVLASWTTSEVDHAGEVFAEQLDAGHKVTCPWRGNCCADSLVQFPPTPPSALIGGYKDRYDGLLQFHSLPVIASSAVETMRLTRSSQTDRLLSQAHTFFSGELGCKADSTPGLEIPRDDSFWSHSHKLISLCGWEPRWLPNVQDCEENSAHSARNACSVDPTEDEFHHSHFPQLSKNAFLVSVKKDAGKKLKTAKESRCSMRSPLLDCSLCGATVRIWDFHTVPRPTCFGPNADTPDVGKKKSSTRGVSAASAINGWVAAEEMEKEQIEGCDEAATTDEGKSLSNAGVDLNLMMSGGLPSIQSGMPATSRHFDDGGMGRDLMIGQPTGSEVGDHAVSHESWGPSTRKRCLEEGGSTVDRPQDRIQQVDSVEGTVINHDGDEVGDGTQDSDGPHKRARGFDIFDTYHPSCRIDSSGAGPRHNLCFDIDIDVNKVYAFKEESDAAAGLPSTRDSAQASSVIAMDTIYHTPEEYSMESVENYPGDLDAVQFPSPSMQRNFDMKEALDLNYSNQAQQSTCIQPAAGSVAREMGGSSTNEGEEILNAETDTAYAKDRFSLGISGGSVGMGASHEAEIHGADVSVHRANSSVDDAEPIPEVTENLRQTGESARGPGLIDGYVPEETGRDDPHGDSQDMMSRSVGRADSGPKIYGSTKSDSVESGKKISHTLGQDSNANPSLSCNAIKHSNYEASKEEVTQTGKASATDDRTLLGSDYVPENGTGTANGENDYEAEAGEFDPIKHHSSYCPWVNRNVAAASSESDSGSSSSSTVALCGWQLTLDALDTFQSLGHVPNQTMQSESAASLYRLGCRRKEKQSMRFPIREERTTFVFRLCTMYSQ from the exons ATGCCCAGCATTGATTGGCATGGTAGTGCTCATGGTTCCAAAGCAGGTTCTTTGTCCTGTTTTGGTCCCCAACCCATTCGGACTTCTTTAAGCACAAATGCTGGTGGCTCTTCTCTGGGCTCCTCACTACCTTCATGCAGACCATGGGAACGAGGTGATCTACTTCGGCGTCTCGCCACATTTAAGCCTTCAAATTGGTTTGCAAAACCAAAG GCAGCCAGCTCGTTGGCTTGTGCTCGAAGAGGTTGGATGAACACTGATATGGACAGAATTGAATGTGAATCATGCGGTGCGCAACTCAAATTTAATGTATTAGCATCCTGGACAACTTCTGAAG TTGATCATGCTGGGGAAGTATTTGCAGAACAGCTTGATGCAGGCCACAAAGTTACTTGTCCTTGGAGAGGGAATTGCTGTGCTGACAGCTTGGTGCAGTTCCCTCCAACTCCTCCATCGGCACTTATTGGGGGTTATAAAGATCGGTATGATGGGCTTTTGCAATTTCACTCCCTTCCAGTAATAGCTTCATCTGCAGTTGAGACTATGAGGCTCACAAGGAGTAGTCAAACTGATCGCCTTCTGTCACAAGCACATACATTTTTTTCTGGGGAATTAGGCTGTAAAGCAGATAGCACACCAGGATTAGAAATCCCTCGAGATGATTCCTTTTGGAGCCATTCTCAT AAGCTTATAAGCCTGTGTGGATGGGAGCCTAGATGGCTTCCAAATGTTCAAGACTGTGAAGAGAATTCAGCTCATTCTGCTAGAAATGCATGCTCAGTTGACCCGACCGAAGATGAATTTCATCATTCTCACTTTCCCCAACTTAGTAAGAATGCATTCCTTGTCTCAGTAAAGAAAGATGCTGGAAAGAAGTTGAAGACTGCTAAAGAATCTAGGTGCAGCATGAGATCTCCATTACTAGATTGCAGCTTATGTGGGGCTACTGTCAGAATCTGGGATTTCCACACAGTGCCTCGTCCTACATGTTTTGGCCCCAATGCTGATACTCCTGATGTGGGCAAGAAAAAGTCATCGACACGTGGAGTTAGTGCAGCCAGTGCAATCAATGGATGGGTTGCTGCTGAGGAAATGGAGAAGGAGCAGATTGAGGGTtgtgatgaagcagcaacaactgatgagggaaaatcactatcAAATGCTGGCGTGGATTTGAACCTCATGATGTCTGGAGGATTACCATCTATTCAATCTGGCATGCCAGCAACATCACGACATTTTGATGATGGTGGAATGGGGAGAGATCTAATGATTGGCCAGCCTACTGGTAGTGAGGTTGGTGACCATGCAGTTTCGCATGAGTCATGGGGTCCAAGCACTAGGAAGCGTTGCCTGGAGGAAGGTGGAAGCACAGTTGACAGGCCACAGGACAGGATTCAGCAGGTTGACAGTGTTGAAGGGACTGTTATTAACCATGATGGTGATGAAGTTGGTGATGGTACACAGGATTCAGATGGCCCCCACAAACGTGCTCGTGGGTTTGATATCTTTGATACATACCATCCATCATGCAGGATAGATTCTTCTGGTGCTGGTCCTCGTCATAATTTATGCTTTGATATAGATATAGATGTCAATAAAGTTTATGCCTTTAAAGAAGAGAGTGATGCAGCTGCTGGCCTCCCATCCACAAGAGATTCTGCTCAGGCATCCTCTGTTATTGCAATGGATACAATTTATCATACCCCTGAGGAGTATTCTATGGAAAGTGTTGAGAATTATCCAGGAGATCTTGATGCTGTTCAATTTCCCTCTCCAAGCATGCAGAGGAACTTTGACATGAAAGAGGCATTGGATTTAAATTACAGCAATCAAGCACAGCAAAGCACTTGCATACAACCTGCTGCTGGAAGTGTTGCCAGAGAAATGGGAGGCAGCAGCACAAATGAGGGGGAAGAAATTTTAAATGCAGAAACGGACACAGCTTATGCTAAGGACAGATTTAGTTTAGGAATTAGTGGAGGGAGTGTTGGTATGGGTGCAAGTCATGAAGCTGAAATCCATGGAGCTGATGTTTCTGTGCATAGAGCAAATAGCTCCGTTGATGATGCAGAACCAATCCCTGAAGTCACTGAGAATCTGAGGCAGACTGGTGAATCAGCTCGAGGACCTGGACTAATAGATGGTTATGTCCCAGAAGAAACTGGTAGAGATGATCCTCACGGTGATAGTCAAGACATGATGTCTCGATCGGTAGGAAGAGCTGATAGTGGGCCAAAAATTTATGGTTCAACAAAATCTGATTCTGTTGAAAGTGGGAAGAAGATTAGCCATACCTTGGGTCAGGACAGCAATGCCAATCCTTCACTTTCTTGTAATGCAATAAAACATTCCAATTATGAAGCATCCAAAGAGGAGGTGACTCAGACTGGCAAGGCATCTGCCACTGATGATCGTACACTCCTGGGATCAGATTATGTTCCTGAAAATGGGACAG GAACAGCAAATGGAGAGAATGACTATGAAGCAGAAGCTGGAGAATTTGATCCAATTAAGCATCATAGCAGTTATTGTCCTTGGGTAAATCGAAATGTTGCAGCTGCTAGTTCTGAAAGCGACAGTGGTTCAAGTTCCAGCAGTACTGTAGCTCTTTGTGGTTGGCAGCTTACGCTGGATGCTTTAGATACTTTTCAATCCCTTGGGCATGTTCCTAATCAAACAATGCAGTCCGAGTCTGCAGCTTCTTTGTATAGG CTGGGCTGCCGCAGGAAGGAGAAGCAGAGCATGCGATTTCCGATAAGGGAAGAACGCACCACGTTTGTTTTTAGACTGTGTACTATGTATTCTCAATAA